Within the Methanobacterium sp. genome, the region CCCAGTGGACCATTCCTTACCAGGAGCATCTGCGTTTATCTGCGAAAATGAAGATGAAACCATTGTATACACCGGTGATCTTCGTTTCCATGGGAGACATCCAGAACTCACCCGTAAATTCATTAAAGAAGCCAGTAAATCCAAGCCCACCATTATGATCAGTGAAGGTACACGTATTGATAGTGAACAAAATATCAGTGAGGCAGACATTGAGGAACGTGCAGTTCGTGCTGTAGATAGATGTAAAGGTCTGGTGGTGGTTAACTACCCTGTACGGGATCTGGACCGACTTTTAACCTTTTATAAAGTTGCCGAGGATACTGAACGCGAACTAGTGGTGAGCCTTAAACAGGCCTATATTTTGAACTTATTCAATGAAACCAGCAATGAGTATCCTGATTTATCAGATGTGATAATTTACAAGCCCCGCAAGGGTTGGGGTCTTCTGGGAGAGGATAGTTTTGCCTGTGTGGATGATGAATGGTTATGTGCCAGTGACATTGATTCCTCACAGTGCCTCAGGGATTACAAAAAGTGGGAAAGAGAATTACTGGAAAATGATAATGTCCTGACCTATCATGACCTCCGGGAAGATCCTGGTGATTACATATTCCGCTGTGACTTTTTCGAGTTAAAAGAACTTATTGATATAAAACCAGAGAATGGTGTATATATTAAGTCCAGCACCGAACCCTTTGATGAACAGATGGAAATAAATGAAAGGAAGGTACGAAAATGGCTGAAGTTATTCAATTTACCCCTTTTAAATAAATGCTTCCATGCATCTGGGCACGCCAATGGGAAAGAGATTTTGAACATGATACGTGAGGTGAATCCCGATAAGTTATATCCAGTTCACACTACCCACAAAAACAAATTCCTAAAACTCCAGGATGATGGTATTGAAGTTATTAATCCCACCCTTAGTAAATAAATCTCCCATAATCATTATTAATTCACCATTCAGCGACCACCCTACTTGTAACCCATGGTAAGAAGCACTCCGATTCCTAGAGATACTGTAAAAAAGAAAATAAATCCTATTAATGGTTTATCTGTTTTTTTAATACCTAGAAACTGTATGAAATAGATACCATCATCCGATGTGCCTTCAGTTTCAGTGATTCTCTTAGTTTCATCATTTTTTGGAGTGGTTTTTTTAGATATGTTTGTTTTAACAATTTCAGAGGGCACAACCAATTTAGGAACTTCTTTACTGTTAACTTCTTTACCATCAGTTTTTCCAGGGAGCTTTGCAGTTTTTTGAGTACTTCTAGTTTTAGTATCCAGAATATTTTGAACCCCTGAAACACTATTCTTAGGAATTTCGGATGTTTTATCTGGTACTTTTTCTTTAATTGTGGTTACAGTTTGATCAATGGGTTTTTTAGTTTGATCAATCAGTTTTTTTTCATCAGATGTTATTGTAATTCCTTTATAGTACTCTTCCCGGTAATATGCACGGTTTTGGGATTTGAGTCCTTTATTTTTGGATTCTATGTGAAAAATTGCATTTTCAGCATAAGTTTTCAGGACACCAGTTTCTTCAGTTCTTAGTTTATCCAAATATTTCAAAGCCCTCTCATCACCCATAGCTCCCAGTGCCTGGACTGCTTCCAGTTTAACCTCCAGATCATCGTAACTGAGGGCTTCAATAACACCATTAACATCTTTAATGAGCTTTAATCTTTTGATATCAGGTTTTATATCCTTGGAACTGATTTTCCGATAATAATTTCTATTTTTTACAGAGGGAATATCTTCAGATTCCCTGAAAGATGGAAAACTGAGAGATTCGGATATTTCTTTTTTTGGGGTAAGTTCACCTTCAAAACCAGTCCTTGAAGGAGAATCAGAATCCTGCACTAAATTATCAGATTTAACATCAACGGCATACTTAACATCACTGGACTCATTCCCTGTATCTCCAGATAAATCTTTGTTAAACTTATTATTCTCATTTAAATAATCATCAATAGCATCAATGTATGTTAAAGAGCCATAACATTCACAGGAGACGAAATCTTCTTTTGATTCGCCTTTTTCAAGTTTATAATAACCGCCACATTCTTGACATATCAAATATCCCATATTTTTACACCTTATGAAGTAAACTTATTTTTGTAGAAGACTTTTTTTAAATCATGTTTTCAATCTAAATAACTGTTTTCCAAAGACACATTTTTGTACTAATTATTATGACTTTTGTAACTTGTCAGATGATGTATTACTAAAAAACATCCCATTAATCTTTAAAACACACAATTAACTTTAAAAGAAGAATTAAAATTAATGAATTCACTCCAAAAAATTTTAAAACTTTTTTTAAGCAGAATGAACAATAATAGCTAAATTTTATTCCATTAAAATAGAAATCGTGAAGAAATTCCCTTTTTTAAGAATATTTTTTGCATCCTTCTTTTATTCCCCTCATCATTTTGGATTTTAAATCTTCATAATTGGTTATAGCCCCAGGACCGATATGTAAAATGATATCTCCAGGTTTAGAATGTTTAATAGAGTACTCACCAGCAGTAACCATGTCTTCTGTAGCTATTTTAAGAGCATCGGAATCTCCTGCTCCTTCCAGCACTTCTTGTGCTGATTTCATGTCCAGGATACCGGTTGTTTCATTATATCCACTGGCAATGATCACCTGAGCATACTCTCCCAGTACTTTCCCGATTTCTAACTTATCCCTGGGGTTGGTGCTGTCGGGATTGTCAATTAATATTATCAAATCAGATTTCTCATCCTGTGAAAACTGTTTTAAAGTGGAAATAATTCCTTCCGGGACAAAAGCAGCATCAAAATGAACTTCACGACCATGATAATCACCAATGTATTCTAAATGTCCGGGAATTCCTTTAAAATTCATTAAACCCTTTTTTATGGATTCTTCTTTCAGACCATAAGCTAAAGCAACAGTCGCTGCTGCAACAGAGTTTTCAAAGTAATATCCCCTGAGGTTGAATTTTGTTTCAAATTCTCCTTCACGTCCCTTTAATTTATATTTTATCCCAATATTCCCATCCTCAAGATAACCGGAAACATCACAGCCACTGTTCCGTGAGCAGTAATATAATACATTGAGTTCATTGAGATGGTTCCTGCACTGTGAGCTGGCTATTAGCATTTCACTGGAATGAATGATCATGAGCTTTCTTTTGATATATTTTTCCAGGGAACCCTCAAATTCAGATAAATGGTCAGAATAGATATTGGTTATTAACCCCACTTTCAGTTTTAACTCGGAAAGAAGTCGGATTGTTCCATGGGGCAATTCCAAAACAGCAATATCACTTTTAAGGTGATCACCATTAATGATTCCGTCTACAATCACTTCACTGAGCAGATTCCCTGAAAGGGATGAGCAGGTCCAAACATTGTATCCGGCATTTTCAAAGATTTCAGATATGATATGGGTGGTGCTGGTCTTTCCCAGGGTCCCGGTTACGCCGATTACATCAATATTTATGGCATTGTCCATAATTTTAGAGATATCCTGATTTATAATTAATTTTAATTCATTATCAACTAAGTAATGTCTGATTGGAGAATCTTTAGGTATGTTGGGAGAAATGTACACTGCATCCACATCTTCAATATTGGTGGGGTCATCCAGTCCCAGGTGAAGATCCACGCCTTCTTCCTCCATTTTGTGGAGAGTTTTTTGGACGCTCTCTGGGAATTCCTCCATTAACTTTTCATCAGTTATTTGAACCTGGTGACCAGCATAATTTAAAATCCTGGCTGCCGGTCGCCCAGCATTACCTGCACCTATTACAACACACTTCATGTTAAATTCTCCACAATTAAATTGCTCTTCCCGATAAATATACTTTGAGTTATAAGTAAAATTTGATTCAAATTTAGTTCTCAAAAGGGAGTACTCCTCCATATTCTCATATTAATAATCAAATCAATATAGTCCAGGGAATACTGTTAAGATTCTCTTTCTGATATTTTCAATTATTAACTTTATTGTCCATTAAATATATCCTAACTCCAGTATATCTAGTTTTTATTAATATCACATATAAGCAAGTTGATTCTCCTTGGATAATCCTTTCTACGTATTGTTTTTAATGAAATTGAGAATAATATGTTGAATTGATTAAATTCGATGAAAAAGGAAATATGTCTCCTTCATAATATGATAACCTTTATTCACCTTAATAAATCCTTTAGGTCTAAATATTCATGGGGGAAGATATTGAAAAAAGGATAAATAGAGGCAGTTCAATAAGATAATGATGAAGTATATTTAGACTAATGATTGAAAACCGATTTACTTTTCTCAATAATTAAGATGCTAAATTGATGATAAAAAAAAACCTATTTATAAAAACAGCAGGAGCGTTTGTATATGGCAGTTAAAATCAATGAAAACTATCTGTTAATTAAAAGCAACTATATTTTTTCTGAAATTAACCAAAGGGTTGAAAAATACCAGAATGATAATCCCGATGCCAATATAATACGGATGGGTATTGGGGATGTAACCCGACCTTTACCTAAGGCTGTTGTCGGAAAATTCACCGAAGCAGTGAATGAAATGGGTGATGCTGAATCATTCAGGGGTTATGGTCCAGAACAGGGTTATGATTTTTTGATTGAGGAAATTATAAAAAATGATTACACCCCACGCGGAATCAATCTATCTACTAATGAAATTTTCGTCAGTGACGGTGCTAAATGCGATACTGGTAACATTCAAGAAATATTCGATCTTCTTAACACAGTTGCAGTTACTGATCCAGTTTATCCTGTTTATGTGGAGAGTAATGTTATGGCCGGGAGAACCGGGCCCATGGAAGATGATGGTCGTTACCAGAAACTAGTATACATACCCTGCACTGAAGAGAATGGATTTATCCCTGAACTTCCCAAAACACCAGTGGACCTAATTTATTTATGTTTCCCCAACAATCCTACCGGCACTGCACTAACCACAGAACAACTGGCACAGTGGGTTGATTATGCTCGTGAAAATAATTCAATTATTCTCTTTGATGGTGCTTATGAAGCTTACATTCAGGAAGACAACATACCTCACAGTATTTATGAAATTGAAGGTGCCCGTGAGGTGGCAATTGAGTTCAGGAGCTTTTCTAAAAATGCTGGTTTCACCGGTACCCGTTGTGCTTACACTGTAGTTCCTAAAGAAGTTATGGGCTTTGACAGTGAAGGTAACCCCCATTCAGTTAACAGTTTATGGAACCGGCGCCAGACCACCAAATTCAACGGTGTTTCCTATCCCATACAAGTGGCTGCCTGTGCAGTTTATTCACCAGAAGGACAAAAAGAGATCAAAGAATCCATTGACTACTATATGCAAAATGCTTCCATAATCAGGAACAGCTTAAAAGATCTTGGTTTAAGGGTTTACGGTGGAGTTAATTCACCCTACATCTGGGTTAAAACCCCGGGTGATATGGATTCCTGGCAATTCTTCGATCTTCTACTGGATGAGGCCCATATAGTTGGAACCCCTGGTGTAGGTTTCGGTCCCAGTGGTGAGGGTTATCTCAGGTTAACTGCCTTCAACACCCTGGAAAATACAGAAAAGGCCATGGAAAGAATATCCAGGTTATCCATCTGAGATATTCTAAATTATCCATGAAGAACATTCCAATTTATTCATGGAATGAATATTCCAATTTATTCATGAAAAGATGTTCTAATTATCCATGTGAATTATGGAATAACCTTTTTTACAAATCTACATTTTTTTTTATTTTTATTTGTTTTTAGAGATTTCTCAATATTAGCCTGAATTAAAAATAGAATAGGTTTGAAAATAATATTTGGGGTTTGAAAATAGAATATTGGGGATTTTTGAAAATAAAGATAATTTACGGATAAAAATAAATGGGGAAAAAATTTAAATGATGTTTTTAATGATTATGAATGTTTTTAATGATTATAACCATCATAAATGTTATAACATATCCATATATTCCTTTAGAGCCTCTTTATAACTCCGGATCTGGGGGAATCCTTCCATCTTCCAGTTGTAATTTTCAAGAACAGAATACAGGGGTCGTGGGGCTGGGCTGCCGAATTCTTCCGTGGTCACTGGTTTTAAATCAATTTCTATCCCTGCGTATTCAAATATGGACTGTGCATATTCATACCAGGAACAATGGTCACTGTTGGTAACATGATAAATACCGTAAGCTGGTTTGGTTATGAGCTGGTTTATGGCTTTGGCCAGGTCCACCGTGTAAGTGGGGGATCCTATCTGGTCGCTGACCACTGATATGCTATCATGGTTTCCTGCAAGTTTTAGCATGGTGGTAACGAAGTTTGGCCCGTGATATCCGTATAACCACGCTGTTCTAACAATGTAGAATTTATCCAGAATATCACGGATGTATACTTCACCCTGGTGTTTGGTTTGACCGTAAACACTCATTGGGTTGGTTTGATCGTATTCACGGTAGGGTGCGCCTTTGGTTCCGTCAAAAACATAATCAGTGCATATGTAAACCAGGGCACTGTCTGCTTCCAAGCAGGCAACTGCCACATTCCGTGTTCCCAGTGAATTTACCTGGTAAGCCAGGTCAGCCCTGGTTTCACTTCCATCAACATCGGTGAAAGCCGCAGCATGAACCACCACATCGGGATTGATGTTTTTTACAGTATCAATTGTCTTATCAATGTCAGTTATGTCCAGGGTGTGGATGGTGGTTGTGCTTACATCGTGTTCAGCAGATAAAATATCTTCCAGATCATGCCCTAACATTCCTTCTGCGCCTATAATCATTACTTTCATTTTTTCAACCCTTTAAAACTGTTAATCTATTGTATTGTACTATTTAGGATATGGTTACTTTTAGGATATGAACTATTAGGATATGGTTACGATTAGGATATAGGTTATCATTTATAGACATCATAAACGATTTCATAGACTCATAGAAGTTTATTAAAAAAATTAAACATCAAATATTTCTATAAAATCAATATTCTCTTTAAAAGAATGCCATGGGTATCAGGTGGAGTATTCAGAATTGATGCGTACGTAGTCGTAGCTAAGATCACATCCATAGGCAGTTGCTTTAAAATCTCCAATGGCCAGATCAACGGTTATTTTAATTTCTTCCCGTTCCATTATACTTTCTGCAAGTTCCAGCTCTTCTGTTCCATCAAATGCCATTATCTCCCCATTATTAACAACATCCACAAATCTTTCCCCTTCTTCTAAACGAACACTGATGGTATCTTCGTTCATATTGGCTCCAGAATATCCCACTGCTGCCACTATACGACCCCAATTAGGATCAGCACCAAAAAGGGCAGTTTTTACCAGGGGTGATTTCACTACGGACCTGGCTGCGATTCTGGCATCATTTAAGGTCATGGCCCCTTTAACTTCCACTTCCATGTACTTGGTGGCACCCTCGCCATCATGGGCCATCATCCTGGCCAGTTCACTGCACAGATAATCCAGTGCTTCCTGGAATTTTTCATCAATGTTTCCCTGTCCGGGTCTGGATAACAGTATGACTATGTCATTGGTACTTTCATCACCATCCACAACCACCATGTTGAATGTTTTTTCCACAGATTTCTGTAATGCTTCTTCAAGTTCGTTGGGTGTGGCTTCAATGTCAGTGGTTATGAATGAAAGCATGGTCCCCATGTTAGGGGCTATCATTCCTGAACCTTTGGTAATACCACCGATACGAATAGTTTTTCCATTATTCAGGGTTGTTTCAACTGCAAATTCCTTGGGATAATTGTCAGTTGTCATTATGGCTTCTGCAGCATTTCGTGATGCTTCAGGTGATTTTTCCAGTCTTCGCAGTGCATCGGTGATGAGATTGCTGATGATGGGTAATGGTAGCTGGCGACCGATAATTCCGGTGGATGCAACTGCAACATCCTCCTGGGGGATGTCCAGACCTTCAGCCACTTGAAAGGTCATGAGTTTAGCATGTTCAATACCTTCTTGTCCGGTGAAGCAGTTGGCATTTCCACTGTTGGCAACAATTGCTGATAGTCTCCCATCTTTAACTGATTCACGGGTGATGATGATTGGGGCAGCTTGAACTTTATTCCGGGTAAACACTGCTGCAGCACTGCTCTCCGGGTACTGAATAATCGCCACTCCATAATTATCTTCACAGGCCCCAGCTGCCTTTACACCTTCCACTGCACATATTCCACCTTCAATTTTTTTCATACACTCATCCCACCCATCTGGTTTATCTTACCTACTAATCATCATTGTAGTAATTTAATGATTTGAAAATCATATTCATGAATCAAATAAATTATGAATAGAATTATTTAAATATTAATCTCCATTCACACCTATATCAACAATTATTCTGCTATTAACCATCATGATATCCTTAAATTTAGGGTATGTCTTATCCTAAATGAATAAATGAATTTAATAAACCCATGATAGTTTTAATAGTAAGATCCCATCAAATTCACAGGATAGATTGTAAATAATATGTTTACAATCTAATTTGACCTAATATCATCTTAGCCTATATTAAGCAGGGTTAAGGTCAAGTTGTCGTGTTATAACTGGTGGTCTGGTTGGTGGGTGTTTGAGTATTTGTGGGATTTGTATTCGGTTCCTCGTAAACATCTTCAGAACTGGATGATGGTGTTTGTACTGTGGATTGTGTGTTGGTGGTTGTATTAGGGGTAGTTGTGTTTTTGACGTTGTAAACAACAGGTAATTCGCTGGGTGTGCTGATGTTTAAACCAGTATTTTGGGTGTCATTAAAGCTAAAGCCAGTGAACATACTGGCCCCGGTTCCGCATCCAAATGCGATTAATGATATTACCAGGGCAACTGCTGCCTTTCCCTTTAATTCTTCTTTCATATAATCAAGCCTTCAATTCTCAAGTAAATTATTTAGTAAAGTGAGGGTTTCCCATAAGAATAGTTAAACCCGTATTAAAATTGATTATAAACTAAATTGGTTTATATAAACTAAATTTGAATGGACATAAATCTAAATTGGATCTAGTCATGCAGTTAGGGCGTAGATTAAAGCCAGTACAATGGCGACCAGTCCAAACTCCCAGTAACCTATATTCCATCCAATAAGTGTGACCAGGAATACGAAGATGAATATCAAAATTACCCGGCCAGTTTTCTCCTGCATAAATTCAATAACTGCACGGCTGAACTCGGAGGGTACGTAGTATGCGTATATTCCATCGGCCAGATCAAAGACCATGACGGGTGAGTTGTTCCATATTTTGATGTCATCAGCCATTTGGGCTCTTTCCCCTGCTTCACGGCGACTTTTACCAATTCCAACCCGTAATCTTGCACCGTTATTGAGGGCATGCCATGAGGAGTCTATTCCTGCACGGAGTGCGGCATCTTTGGTGGGTAGGTTGGCGATTAAATCATCCCCACCTTCACGGTAACCTTCAATTCTGCCTTTGCAATCCTTTTCAATGAAACCTTTGATTTCATTCATGATCTCAACCAGCCGGTCACGACCCTGATCTTCAATGAACTGGGTTGAGTCAAAGGCATCAATGAATAAATAATTATCATAAACTGCTGGTGTTCCTTCCAGTTTGGTTATTTTGCTGGAGAATACAATGGCAAATTCACCGCCTAGTTTGGTGAATCCCACTCCAGAGGTTTCTCCGATTTGTTTGTTGAGGTTGATGGATCTTTCAATTGATGCAGCTCCCGTCATTCCAACTGCAGCCCGAACATCAATCTCGGTTTCCATACCCATCTTTATGAGCTCCACACCCACCCGGATAGCATCGTTTTTGGATAAAAGTCGGGAGACAATCTCGGTGTTACTCATCTCTACAATGGTACCATTTTCTTTTTTGATGAATTGCACGAACTGCTCGATGATCCGCTTGTTACCGCCAAATACTTCCACATAGAGATAGCGGTCACTTCCCATGATTATGTTACTTAAAAGGGCGTATTCATTGACATCGTTCTCGGCAGGTTTAATTTCAACGAACCGGCGGTTTTCAGGTATGTTACCTCGCCCAACTTCTTTTAAAAGGTTTTGAAAGATGTTTTCGGTGGTTATGTTGGCACGTTCTATTTCCAGGAGCATGGTACGGGTGTAGTTCACCATATCCACATATTCTGTTTCCTTCTCGTTGGTAGGATAATATTTAGTACCTATACTTAAAACCCGGTGTTTCAAGAGGAAACCGAATAACGTTCTCAACAGGTAATTGCCTGCCATCTACTTGTCTCCTCCCTTTTCCAGATTTATATCATAGTGTCCGGGTTTCTCCATCAGCATGCTCGGTTTTACTGATACTATGGGGAACTTCCAGGTTCCTAACCGTGCAGCGACAGTGCTGGCAATGTTTCGGGAGTTTTTCTTAACAAAGGAGTAGTCGTGATCATTGATGGTGATGTTCACATCAAAGGGTGATTCCTCCAGTATTTCATCAGAGTAAATAATATTCAACTCAAAAGTCCCTGGTTTGGTGAATAAATCATTTCGAACCGCCACCAGTGGGGCGTGATCTAATTTCAAACGATCCCCTACAGTTACTGCAATGTTACCAGCGTTTCTCACCGCGTCGCGGTAGTCGCGGGGGCTGACCAGTACAAAGATTATGAAGTCACTGGTTCTCTCGGCATCTTCCACCATCTTCATGACCTTATCAAACAGGGGTATTTTCATGAACATTCCTTCAATTTTGGAGTCTATACCCTCATCTTTAGTCTTGGATATGCGGTCAATTGCCTCCTTGGCAACTGCAATTCCTGAAAGTTTCTTGTTCTTTTTCAGTTTATATGAATCATAACCTTTCTTCTCGAATTCAGATAGGGTCTGGTTAGAAATTTTTTGCAGGATATTTTTGATCTTTTTCGGCTGAGCAGAACTTCCAATTACTATGTTCTCCCCCTTAAAGCTATATGGAATTCTGCGACTGTTAATGTCTCTGAATTCATCGTAAAACTCACGGAAGGCATCGTTGGATAATATTTTTGCATCTTCTTCTTCAGCCAGATTCAGGATGTAATGATCTGCGTTGGTGCCTGCGGGTACCTGGTGCACTTTTTCTTCATCAAGGAGTTTATTGAATTCTTCCTTCTCATCGATTTCATGTCTCAGCGATGCATCAGCGATGAGAATAGGATGGTATCCTAACTTTTCCAGTGACTCTACTGCTTTAAGCAATTTACTTAGACTGGGTTTTCCATCCTTTTTTCCGAAGTGGGCTACGTTAGATGCATCCACAATTACCTGCAATCAATCACCTACACCTGTTTTCATACTTTGCCAGAGGGTGGGTTTCACCATTGGCAGTGTTCAAGAGGATATCTATATGTTCTTCATCTATATTAATGGTATTAAAGGAGGGTGTATCTTTCCCCCTGAGTTTAAAGGAAGAAACTGTTCCAGCAGTTGCGAAAACAGTTTCATGAACTATCCATGTATGGGGAACATGCTTATGACCTGACAGGACCAGATCAGCATTATTTTCAATTAGGGACATTAATATATCACCAGCATCACTTAAAACATTTCTTTCACGGCCTGTACGGGGGACCGGGATAATATGATGATGTAATGCAATGATTTTGAATAAACCTTCTTTTGATGCATTTTTCATGGCATCTTCCATGAACCTCTGCTGTGATCGACCTACCTTACCATAGTTGAGATCTGGTTCACTGCTATCCAGTCCAATAACTTTAAATCCATGATTTTTAACTTGAAGAGTACCGTACCTATCTTTAATAAGTTCTTCAAAGCAACAGTTTCCCAGATGACGAGAGTCATGGTTTCCAGGCACCACTAAAAGTGGTGTTTTGAATTGTTCCAAGTATTCTGCTGCCTGTTTTAACTCATTATAATATCCATTATCTGATAGATCACCGGTGACAATGGTGGCATCAACTTCCATCTCGTTGATTCTGTCAATGGCATCCAGGAGCAGTTCTTCGCGAAACGCCAGTGCCCCTACATGCATGTCAGAGAGATGGGCAATAAGTGCCATTAACTTAACCTCAAGATAGCCTCGGCCAGGTCACCACCAGTTTCTTCAAGGGCTTTCCTGGCTTCTTCCGGGCTGACCCCGGTCTGGGTGGCAACTAAGTCCACATCATCATCTGGTATTACAAGTTCAGTTTCGATTTCTCTTTCCTTGGTTTTTCCAGATATCTGGTAGGTATCCTGACCCATGAAGTTCATCAGGTTAACCTTGGGATTAGTGATTACCAGTTCTTTGCTTTTAAATTTAATGATTACTTCAGTGACACCTTTAACATCTTTCATGTCCATGCCCATTTGTTTCATGGATCTTTGCATCTGTTTTAGTTGTTTGGGGTTCATACCTGCGCCGGGTAACATTAAAAGCCTCCTTTTCTTGTCTTTACTGCTTGACCTGTGTTAAAATCAAGTATTTCTTTTCCATTTAATATTGACTTTCCAAAGGCCAGGAGTTGGTCTTCAGCATTCACTATCAATACTTCTTCCTTTGCATGGATATCTATATCACAATTTATAACGAATTTAGCAAATATACTTTTTCCTTCCCGGGCAAATGGTTCTGCATCTTCATTAACCACCACCCGATTTTTGGGGTAGGGGAGGTATCGGTGCAGCCTACGTGCCCCTTCCCTGGCCAGTACAAATACACCATCACTAGCCCTTAAAGTGGCAATGAGTTCTTCACCATCATAAACATGACGTATTTTCCCGGTTTTCCTGCTTTTAACTATTTGCACATCTCCATCAAAAAGACCATTCCCTGCGCCCTCCCCAAACTGGTAATCGGCAATCATTTTTATTCTTTTCTGATCATCCACCACTATATTTAATGGTTCAGGAAAACGGTATTCCTCCATGGGAAGTGTGTTGAGGGCGAATGTTTGGGCTACTTCTTCACTTACTATGATCTCCTCAAAACCTTCGAGATAATCCTGTAGAACATTACCCACCATTTTAAGTGAATCTTCATCATAACTATCCGGGGATTCATTCTGTGCCAGTG harbors:
- a CDS encoding MBL fold metallo-hydrolase, translating into MTSIDFFGGVDEIGGNKIRVEDEKGSFFFDFGMGFSHANDYLSEFLQPRKANGICDFVELGLLPNIEGIYREDYLRHVGLPYPDKPSVDGVLISHSHVDHVAYVHHLREDIPIYLSNESYLILKALEDTGAASFSEYLHLKKSFYLEPKKRGEGYMRSRANIVDRDIRIVKPYKEFEIGDFKLKSAPVDHSLPGASAFICENEDETIVYTGDLRFHGRHPELTRKFIKEASKSKPTIMISEGTRIDSEQNISEADIEERAVRAVDRCKGLVVVNYPVRDLDRLLTFYKVAEDTERELVVSLKQAYILNLFNETSNEYPDLSDVIIYKPRKGWGLLGEDSFACVDDEWLCASDIDSSQCLRDYKKWERELLENDNVLTYHDLREDPGDYIFRCDFFELKELIDIKPENGVYIKSSTEPFDEQMEINERKVRKWLKLFNLPLLNKCFHASGHANGKEILNMIREVNPDKLYPVHTTHKNKFLKLQDDGIEVINPTLSK
- a CDS encoding HEAT repeat domain-containing protein, which codes for MGYLICQECGGYYKLEKGESKEDFVSCECYGSLTYIDAIDDYLNENNKFNKDLSGDTGNESSDVKYAVDVKSDNLVQDSDSPSRTGFEGELTPKKEISESLSFPSFRESEDIPSVKNRNYYRKISSKDIKPDIKRLKLIKDVNGVIEALSYDDLEVKLEAVQALGAMGDERALKYLDKLRTEETGVLKTYAENAIFHIESKNKGLKSQNRAYYREEYYKGITITSDEKKLIDQTKKPIDQTVTTIKEKVPDKTSEIPKNSVSGVQNILDTKTRSTQKTAKLPGKTDGKEVNSKEVPKLVVPSEIVKTNISKKTTPKNDETKRITETEGTSDDGIYFIQFLGIKKTDKPLIGFIFFFTVSLGIGVLLTMGYK
- a CDS encoding Mur ligase family protein, with the protein product MKCVVIGAGNAGRPAARILNYAGHQVQITDEKLMEEFPESVQKTLHKMEEEGVDLHLGLDDPTNIEDVDAVYISPNIPKDSPIRHYLVDNELKLIINQDISKIMDNAINIDVIGVTGTLGKTSTTHIISEIFENAGYNVWTCSSLSGNLLSEVIVDGIINGDHLKSDIAVLELPHGTIRLLSELKLKVGLITNIYSDHLSEFEGSLEKYIKRKLMIIHSSEMLIASSQCRNHLNELNVLYYCSRNSGCDVSGYLEDGNIGIKYKLKGREGEFETKFNLRGYYFENSVAAATVALAYGLKEESIKKGLMNFKGIPGHLEYIGDYHGREVHFDAAFVPEGIISTLKQFSQDEKSDLIILIDNPDSTNPRDKLEIGKVLGEYAQVIIASGYNETTGILDMKSAQEVLEGAGDSDALKIATEDMVTAGEYSIKHSKPGDIILHIGPGAITNYEDLKSKMMRGIKEGCKKYS
- a CDS encoding LL-diaminopimelate aminotransferase yields the protein MAVKINENYLLIKSNYIFSEINQRVEKYQNDNPDANIIRMGIGDVTRPLPKAVVGKFTEAVNEMGDAESFRGYGPEQGYDFLIEEIIKNDYTPRGINLSTNEIFVSDGAKCDTGNIQEIFDLLNTVAVTDPVYPVYVESNVMAGRTGPMEDDGRYQKLVYIPCTEENGFIPELPKTPVDLIYLCFPNNPTGTALTTEQLAQWVDYARENNSIILFDGAYEAYIQEDNIPHSIYEIEGAREVAIEFRSFSKNAGFTGTRCAYTVVPKEVMGFDSEGNPHSVNSLWNRRQTTKFNGVSYPIQVAACAVYSPEGQKEIKESIDYYMQNASIIRNSLKDLGLRVYGGVNSPYIWVKTPGDMDSWQFFDLLLDEAHIVGTPGVGFGPSGEGYLRLTAFNTLENTEKAMERISRLSI
- the rfbD gene encoding dTDP-4-dehydrorhamnose reductase is translated as MKVMIIGAEGMLGHDLEDILSAEHDVSTTTIHTLDITDIDKTIDTVKNINPDVVVHAAAFTDVDGSETRADLAYQVNSLGTRNVAVACLEADSALVYICTDYVFDGTKGAPYREYDQTNPMSVYGQTKHQGEVYIRDILDKFYIVRTAWLYGYHGPNFVTTMLKLAGNHDSISVVSDQIGSPTYTVDLAKAINQLITKPAYGIYHVTNSDHCSWYEYAQSIFEYAGIEIDLKPVTTEEFGSPAPRPLYSVLENYNWKMEGFPQIRSYKEALKEYMDML
- the argJ gene encoding bifunctional ornithine acetyltransferase/N-acetylglutamate synthase, whose amino-acid sequence is MKKIEGGICAVEGVKAAGACEDNYGVAIIQYPESSAAAVFTRNKVQAAPIIITRESVKDGRLSAIVANSGNANCFTGQEGIEHAKLMTFQVAEGLDIPQEDVAVASTGIIGRQLPLPIISNLITDALRRLEKSPEASRNAAEAIMTTDNYPKEFAVETTLNNGKTIRIGGITKGSGMIAPNMGTMLSFITTDIEATPNELEEALQKSVEKTFNMVVVDGDESTNDIVILLSRPGQGNIDEKFQEALDYLCSELARMMAHDGEGATKYMEVEVKGAMTLNDARIAARSVVKSPLVKTALFGADPNWGRIVAAVGYSGANMNEDTISVRLEEGERFVDVVNNGEIMAFDGTEELELAESIMEREEIKITVDLAIGDFKATAYGCDLSYDYVRINSEYST